The genomic DNA CACGTCGCGCACAAAGCTCTGGTCGATCTTGACCTGGTCGATCGGCAGCCGCTTGAGGTAGCCCAGGCTGGAGTAGCCGGTGCCAAAGTCGTCAAGTGAAAACCCCACGCCTTCGCGCTGGAGCTGCTCCATGCGCGCAATGGTGTCTTCGATGTCGCCCAGCAGCAGGCTTTCGGTGAGTTCGAGCTTGAGCCTGGCCGGGTTGGCACCGCAGTCTGCCAGCGTTTGCAGCACGCCGCTCACAAAGCCGGGCTGGCGAAACTGGCGCGCGCTGACGTTGACGGCGATCGAGAGGTGGCGGGTTCCCTCGTGTTCACCCCAGCGCTGCAACTGTGCACACGCGGTCTGCAGCACGAACTGCCCCAGCGGCAAAATCAATCCGGTCTGCTCGGCCAGGGGAATGAACTCGGCGGGGCCGACCATGCCGCGCACCGGGTGGCACCAGCGCACCAGCGCCTCGACACCCACCAGGCGGGCGTGGTGGTCCACCACAGGCTGGTAGTGCACGCGCAGCTCGCCGCGCGCCAGGCCCTGGCGCAGGTCAGCCTCCAGGTTGGAGCGGGCGTTGACCGCGGCCTGCATGTCCAGGTCAAAGAATCGCTGGGTGTTGCGGCCTGCGGCCTTGGCCTGGTACATGGCCAGGTCTGCCCGCTTGAGCAATTCGTCCACCGACAGGCGCTCGTCTCCAAACAAGGTGATGCCAATGCTGGGGGTGCTGTAGTGTTGCTGGCCGCCCAGATCAAAGGGCTGGTTCAGGCTGGCCAGCAGCTTTTCGGCAACGGCTTCCGCATGGCTGGTGGCCTCGGACAAGCCGGGGCGAAGGGTTTCCAGCATGACGACGAATTCGTCGCCGCCAAAGCGGGCCACGGTGTCGGTCTCGCGCACGCAGGCCGCCAGCCGCGCCGCCACCTGCGACAAGAGCTGGTCGCCCATGTCGTGCCCCAGGGTGTCGTTCAGGTACTTGAAATTATCCAGATCAATGAACAGCAGGGCGCCCAGCTGGCGCGTGCGCGCGCTGCCCGCCACCGCGCGCTGCAGCCGGTCGAGCAGCAGGCGCCGGTTGGGCAGGCCCGTGAGCGCGTCGTAAAACGCCAGGCGCTCTATCTCCTGCTCTGCGCGTTTGCGGTCGGTAATGTCCATGGTGAAGCCGTGGCACACGACCGAGCCATCGGCCTCTCGATGGGGAATGGCATTGGTGATATGCCAGCGCACGCTGCCGTCGGGCATGGCAACCCGGTATTCACACTGCAAGGGCACCAGATTGGGCAGCGAAGCCGCAACCGCTTGCCGCACGAGGGCAGCATCCTGGGGCAGCATGCTGCGCATCAGCACCTCATGGTCACGGACCACATCCTCGGGATTGACGCCCATGAACTCGCGCACCGCGTCGCTGATGTATTGCATGCGACTGACACCGTCGGTGTGCAGCCGGTATTCGTAGATGAACCCCGGAATGCGGCTGGCAATGCGCTGGATGAACAGCAACTGCTCGCGCAGCCGCTCTGCGGCGCGGCGCTCGTCGGTCACGTCCTGCACCACGCCCATCTCCACCCGCACGCCGTCGCCAGCCCGCGCGTGGCGCATGCGCGATCGCATCCAGCGGATCTCTCCGTCCGGGCGGCGCCAGCGGTATTCGACGTTGGTGCCCGCTCCCTGCTTGCGCGCCTGCTCGAAAACCTGCCGGTCCTCCGGCAGGATGCCGCTCAGCGCACGCTCAAGGCCCACCCACTCCTGGCGCTCAAACCCGGAGATATCACACAGACCGGGAGACCACAGCAGCACGGTTTCGCCCGGGTCTTCAATCTGCCGCCAATGGCCAGTGCGCGCCAGGCTCTCCATGGTGTTGAAGACATCGCTTTGCTCGTGCAGCTCACGGCGCGCGTCTTGCAGAGCGCGCTCGGATGCGGCCAGCGCGGCACGCAGGTTTTCGGCCTCGGAGACATCGTGCACCGTCACCATGATGCTGTTGCTGCCGACACTGGCCACACGGCGGGCCGACAACTCCCAGGCCAGCACCGGGCGCCCCGGCTCGCGCACGATCGGGCGGCACTCCAGCGGCACGCCCACCCGCGCCACCGCGCACAGTTGCGCGACGATGCCCGTGCGCTGCAATGGGTCAAACACCTCTGCGGCATCGGTGCCGGGGCCGCGCACCGCGCCCAGCCCGGGCATGCGCCGCGCAGCCGCGTTCGCTGCCACCAGCACCAGGCGCACGCCTTCCAGCTGGAACTCCATCAGGGCCAGAGGCAGCATCTCGAAAAAAGGCTGCCAACGTGCGTGCACCCAGGGCGCCTGCGCGCCCTCGTCACCGGGTGCCAGAAAATCCATCAGCAGGTCAGGGGAATTCACGTTGGCGCAGAACTCGTTCGTAAAAAAAGGGGCCTCGCAGGCACGCGGCAAACAGGGCCGCCTACATTCTCTGCGCAGAATATGTCAAAACGTAACAATACCCCTGGCGATGACCGCGACACATGGAAACGCCAGGAACCGCCCCCTATGGCTGGGTCCATGCATCTGCCGAGGCATGGTGAGCTGAAACATACGGTTCAAAGATGCAAGTACGCTGCGCGCATTCGTGCCCGTGCTCGCTCATCTGCTGCAGGCTATTCCTGCTCGAAGTTGGCGGAGCGGAATTTCAGCACCCCGCAGTTCTCCTTGATGGTCCGCTGCAAGCCTGCCTCAAAACCATCGCGCGTGCGGGCCTCGATTTCGACGGTGACGGTGACGTCCACACCGCTCTGGGCCGCAAAGTGCTGAATCACCTCGTTCACGATGGTCGAAAAGTCCATGGTTGCTGTTGTGGCATCCACCTCCACCAGTCCAAAGAACCGATTGAGCAGTGCCACCGCAGCCGTCGCCGCAGTGGTTGCCTCGGACTTGGACGCCACCGGACGCTGGCCGGGCACTGGCGCGCCAGGCACACCGCTGCCGACATTGGCAGGCAACGCTTGGTGTGCTGCACGCTCGCGCTGCTCCGCGTCCAGCTTCTGTTGGTACTCGATGGCCGCAGCCTGGCTAATGAGCACGGTGTCGGCATCCATGGTGACCAAAGCAGAATGGCCGAAGGAAAACCCCAACCAACGGTCACCATCCTTGCCTGCCGCGTAGCCAAACCCGTCACGGGTGGCGCAACCTGCCGTCACTGCCTGCACAAACACATCAGAGTTCAGCAGGCGCGGCAGGTACAGGTACTGGCAACTGTCTTGCCACACCTTCAAAGCCGAGACTTCGGTGACGCCCTCTTTGAAGTACCACTGGTTCAGCATCCGGTTCAGATGGACGGGCGACCAAGCACTCACCAGCCATTCTTCTTCTTTGAGCTTGCTTTCAATCGCATCGACCACGCTCGGTGCAGACGCCGACAAGGCCACGGCCTCCCAGCGCAAAGCCAGCTTGCCCCGCACCATCTCTTCGGTGGGCACCATCAGCCAGCGATAGGTCTCGCGCACCATCTGTTTGACACCATCCTCAGCACCGTCCATCGCGCGCTTGGCCTGATCGGCCTGGTAGGTACCCAGATCGATACGGCGGTTTTGCACGTCTTCCACGATGGACTTCCATGCCAGATAGGTTCGCACGGCATCGCGCAGGCGCTGCACGGCATCACCATCGGGCGCCAGGAAAATCAGGCGGTTGCGTTTCAGCCGTGGTGCATCGCCCCGCTTTTCCAGCACCTCGGTGGCAGCCAACAAGGCCAACGACTCATCTTGCTTGCGGTAACCTGCATTGGGCGGCAACACCACCAGCCGTGGCCCCAGGCCAAACTCATCGGGCACATCCGCAGACGGCACAAACACATGGATGGCGGCAAAGTGGTTGCCCTTAGTAAACACCCTGCCCACGCGGTCGCGCAGCAGCGGCATCACGTCGTCAGCGTCTTTCAGGTTGGCCTTGCGGCTTTCCATCTCGCGGCGCAGGTTGGGGCGCGTGTCAAACCAGTAGCTGTCCTTTTCGCCGTAGAGGTAATGCAGCCGATCCCGCAGGCGTTTGATGACATCCTCATACGTACCCACCGCCTGCCCTGGCTGCACGGCGCCCAGCAAAATGCCATCCACCCGAATGCCGCGCACAGCCTGCGCAGCGTTAGACGGCGCACTCCCCAAGAAGATGGTTCGCGCCACGCGCCGCGCGGCTTGCAAGCTGCCAAACCGGGTGTCATGCCCGTCAATGTCTGCCGCTGCTGAACGCGGGCCATCCATTTCGCGTTCAATCACCGGCTCCCAGCCGTTGGGCAGGTAATGGATGCTCTTGTTGCGCACCAGCGCATCGTCCAGGGGCAACGAACCCGGCATGATGAGCGGGTCTTTGTCACGGCTGTCCCACAGCCTGTGGATGACGATGGCCATGTACTGCAACACCCCGCGCGTGCGCTGAAACTTGTCCAGCGTGGACCAGTCCTCGTACAGCCGGTCAAACACCTCGGGGTGAATGGGGTAGGCGTGCGCAATGCGCTCCTCGTAGCGCGCCTCCTGCGTCTCGCTGGGGAACTTGGTCGGGTTCTGGCGGTACAGCTCGCCAAAAGCCCGCGCCGTGGCGTTCACCTGCGCTGGGTCGCCCACGGTGTCAAACAGCCGCCTGCGCACAATCTCGAAGGCCTCTTCCGCTGCCACCGGCTTCCAGACCGATTCGACGCGGCCAAAATATTTTTCCAGCACATCCAGCGCGCGCTGGCCCTGCGTGCCTGCCGCCTCGGTTTCTGACTGCGGCAGCGATGCCAGCAAGATGGCGTTGGGCACGCTCTTCATCGCCTCGGTCAGCGCCTGAATGAAGGTGATGTTGCTGTCAAACGTGCCGCCTGGGTAGCTCTTGCCGGGCTCCAACTGGCGCACATAGGCAACCAGTTCGTCCAGCAGCACCACGCAAGGGGCCGCGCGTTGCAACAGCGTCGTCAGTACGTCTTTACCTGGGGATGTGCCCGCCTGATCGGCGTCGGCCAGCAGCGCATAGCCCTCGGCCCCCAGCAACTGCACAGCCAAATCGCCCCACAGCGTGTTCACCGTGGTGCCCGCATGCGAACGGGGCAGACTGGGCGAGAACTTGATGCCATCAATCACCGCCACGCGCGCCTGCGGCAAAGAGGTCACGCCTGCGGCATCCAGAATCGGCGGGATACCCGCCAGCTTCTCTGTGGGGCACTGACGGCTGGCCAGGTGGTACACCGCCAGCAGCGTATGGGTCTTACCGCCACCAAAGGCCGTTTGCAGCTGGATGACCGGGTCACCGCCCCGCCCCGACAAACGCTCGGCCACACTTTGCAGCAACAGGCGCATGCCTTCGGTGATGAAGGTGCGGGCAAAGAACTTCTCGGCGTCCTGGTACTCAGGCTCTGCCGTGCCTGCGTGCACCTGCGAGATGTCAGCCGCGAATTCGCTTTGCTTGAAAGTGCCTTCCAGCACGTCCTTGTGGGGGTGGGCGACTTCGCGCCAAGGTTTGATGGTCATGAGGTGCGTATTTCAAATGGCAACCGTATTCCACGGCAGCATGTTGTTGTGTTGTCCCAAGCTACCAACGGCACAAACCGGTGCCGCGTCCACTTGCTTGACCGCTCTACGCAATTGGAGACCCGCATCGGCGGGCTCTACCACTTGCGGAAACAGCCGGTGGGGCCGCGCTGATTGGGCCAATTGCAGCGCCACACGAATTTGCCTAGACCCCAGCGCCTGCTGCGCCAACGCGCGCTCCTGTTGCGCCTGCGCACTGACGCGCGCAACCGCCAAACCTGCCAAGGTATCGCGTGCCTTGCCCGCCACTTCGGCAAATACGGAGCTGGGTTTTCGCCGCTTGTTCTGCCGGTAGTCTTTGAGCTCGATCAGCCACAAGGTTTGTGCAGCAGGGTCGAGCGCAATGGCATCCATGGCCTTGACGCCACCCGCAAAGTTCTGGAACTGCGTCTGGTGAAAATCGGAATCATCGTATTTCCACACCCACCACCCCGCAGGCATGGTCAGGCGCATGCCATCCACATCTGCCGTCTGGCTCATGGGTTCGCCTCCATGTACCTGTCGCTCTGCTGCAAGCTCTCATCCAGCAGAACCAGAGGCTCGATGTCAGCGATGTCCGTGCTTTGAGTCACGGAAACCGGGCCATCTTTCTTCTGGCGACCCAATCCAAAGTACTTGTTAGGAACCAAGCGGGCATGTCCTTGCGCTGAACCCATCTGCAAAATCTCGAACTCGCGCAGCAAGAAGAGACTGTGCGTAGCCACAACCACCTGAACCCCAGCGCTACCCAGTGCATACAAGGCCTCGGCCAGCAGCTTCAACGCGGCGGGGTTTAGGTTGGCCTCTGGCTCGTCCCAAAACAAGGTAGAGCCACGCTCCACCACGCCGTAACGCAGCAGATAAATGAGCATGGCCAGCTTGCGATAGCCCTCTGCCATCAAAGAAATGTCCATTTGCGATCCGTCAGCGCGCTCGAAGACCAACTCTCCCTTTTCCAACTTCAAGTCTCCGCCCAATAGGCTCTGCATGCGCTGGGCTACATCCGACATCAAAGGCGGTCTGTCGCGTGGCTCCAATGTGGACATGGCGACGGCCAAATCGCGGTAGCTGATGTCCAACGGGAAGTCACGGTACTTGTCGAACAGTCCGATCAACCCCTTAAACAGGGAAACCATCTCCTTACTGGGCACCAGCACCTGCTGCGGCAAAAAAGCATTCCGTGCTGCGGCGTCTGGCACTTCGTCTGGCAGCACCGTGGCTTTGAGCAGTCCAGACTGGTCCTTTCGTTGAATCTGCACCTTCCACGGCATGGCTTCCGGCAACCCTGGTGAGGTGAACTCCGGCTCATCCGGCATGCGAACCTGCACGGTGGGAATGTGGCCATCGACCTGTGCTTGCAATACCGCGCCGCCTTTGGTGTTGCGTCGTATCAAGGCCGAAAGATCGGACACTTGAAACAAGTCAGCCAGGCGCTCCGCCAAGTACGCCTGCGCACGCTCCTTGTTCACCGCAAGCCGTTGGGCTGTGAGATCGGGCCACGCACGCGAAAACAGGTAGCCCAGTTTGAGCACATGGGTCTTGCCCGCACCGTTCTCGCCAACGATGACGTTTAAGCCTGGTGAAAACATGAACTCCACGTCGCTGCCGAACACGGTGAAATTACTGACTTTGAGTGCTTTGAGCATCTTTGTTCCTTGCTGCGCGTTCAGGCATCAAACCCCAACTGCTCCCCACGGGGTCCCTGCTCGCGAGATGCTTCCAGCACAGCGTGCCAGGCGGTGATCAGTTCGTTGTAGGCCCGCGCATCCTCGGCCCACTTCTTGCGCTCGCACAAGGTATAGAGGTGATAGGCCAGTTGGCGAATGGGCTCGGCCTTGTCGGGCATGGCGGCTAGCAGGGCGCCGGCTGCGGCTTCGCCCTGGGTGTTGAGAGCGCGAATCAGGTGGTGCGTGGCCTCCCACACTGGGTTGCGGGCATCCAGCTTGGGGTCCCAGCCAGCCTGGTAGTCGGCCCAGCGCAGCAGGCGCACCTTGCCTGCGCCGCTGTCGGCAATGCCTGCTTGCGCCACACCCTGCACGCTGGTGCCTTTGCCACGGGCCAACACATCAGCCTCGCCAAACGGCCCCTCGGCCCAGCCGTATTGCTCGAACCAGCTGTTACAAAACAACGTGTCAGCGTCAAAACTGCCCGCGTCGGGCGTCAGGTACTCGGTGATTTCGCGGTTGATGAGAACCAGCGCATCGTGCACGCGCATGGGCGTGCCGTCTTGGTTCAGCACGCCCGCGTACTGGCTGTAAATCGCCATGCCGGGGCCAATGGCTGCCTGCGCCAAATCGACCGGAGCAATCGGACTTTGGCCGCTGGTGCCGCCAATCATGGTTTCCAGCGCTTCGGGCAAGTGCTCGCGCAACTGGCGTTGAAACTCGCGGCGGCTGATGGTCTCGGCGCTGGAATCACGCTGTCGGCACACCAGAACGATGCTGGATGCCAGAGCATTGGTGCCCGATCCAATCATCCGATTGCCCAATTCAGTGCGCATGGGCCAAGTGCCGGTCAGCGTAAATCCTGCACGCAACACAGCCTCCAAGAATGTCTCCCAGCCAGTGCTATGGGTGCTACTGCCTTCGTCCTTGGTGTCGCTTTGCTTGAAAGCGTAGTAGATGGTGACGGGAAACGCCGAATGCGCCTGTGCTGCCAGGTTGTGCATGGCTGCGGTCATGCCATCCAGGAAAAAAATCTCTGCCTTCTCTTTACTGCCGTGGCGATACGGCGTGGCAATCAGCTCTTCGGCCTTGGGCACGGCCAGTGTGGCATAGAGATTCGGGAAGATGGGCCGCAGACTACGGCGCAGCCAA from Acidovorax sp. T1 includes the following:
- a CDS encoding AAA family ATPase, whose product is MLKALKVSNFTVFGSDVEFMFSPGLNVIVGENGAGKTHVLKLGYLFSRAWPDLTAQRLAVNKERAQAYLAERLADLFQVSDLSALIRRNTKGGAVLQAQVDGHIPTVQVRMPDEPEFTSPGLPEAMPWKVQIQRKDQSGLLKATVLPDEVPDAAARNAFLPQQVLVPSKEMVSLFKGLIGLFDKYRDFPLDISYRDLAVAMSTLEPRDRPPLMSDVAQRMQSLLGGDLKLEKGELVFERADGSQMDISLMAEGYRKLAMLIYLLRYGVVERGSTLFWDEPEANLNPAALKLLAEALYALGSAGVQVVVATHSLFLLREFEILQMGSAQGHARLVPNKYFGLGRQKKDGPVSVTQSTDIADIEPLVLLDESLQQSDRYMEANP
- a CDS encoding putative bifunctional diguanylate cyclase/phosphodiesterase encodes the protein MDFLAPGDEGAQAPWVHARWQPFFEMLPLALMEFQLEGVRLVLVAANAAARRMPGLGAVRGPGTDAAEVFDPLQRTGIVAQLCAVARVGVPLECRPIVREPGRPVLAWELSARRVASVGSNSIMVTVHDVSEAENLRAALAASERALQDARRELHEQSDVFNTMESLARTGHWRQIEDPGETVLLWSPGLCDISGFERQEWVGLERALSGILPEDRQVFEQARKQGAGTNVEYRWRRPDGEIRWMRSRMRHARAGDGVRVEMGVVQDVTDERRAAERLREQLLFIQRIASRIPGFIYEYRLHTDGVSRMQYISDAVREFMGVNPEDVVRDHEVLMRSMLPQDAALVRQAVAASLPNLVPLQCEYRVAMPDGSVRWHITNAIPHREADGSVVCHGFTMDITDRKRAEQEIERLAFYDALTGLPNRRLLLDRLQRAVAGSARTRQLGALLFIDLDNFKYLNDTLGHDMGDQLLSQVAARLAACVRETDTVARFGGDEFVVMLETLRPGLSEATSHAEAVAEKLLASLNQPFDLGGQQHYSTPSIGITLFGDERLSVDELLKRADLAMYQAKAAGRNTQRFFDLDMQAAVNARSNLEADLRQGLARGELRVHYQPVVDHHARLVGVEALVRWCHPVRGMVGPAEFIPLAEQTGLILPLGQFVLQTACAQLQRWGEHEGTRHLSIAVNVSARQFRQPGFVSGVLQTLADCGANPARLKLELTESLLLGDIEDTIARMEQLQREGVGFSLDDFGTGYSSLGYLKRLPIDQVKIDQSFVRDVLTDPNDATIVRTILALAQSLDLEVVAEGVETTGQLAFLRLHGCAEFQGYLFGRPGPMENIDAYLHPGH
- a CDS encoding ATP-binding protein — protein: MTIKPWREVAHPHKDVLEGTFKQSEFAADISQVHAGTAEPEYQDAEKFFARTFITEGMRLLLQSVAERLSGRGGDPVIQLQTAFGGGKTHTLLAVYHLASRQCPTEKLAGIPPILDAAGVTSLPQARVAVIDGIKFSPSLPRSHAGTTVNTLWGDLAVQLLGAEGYALLADADQAGTSPGKDVLTTLLQRAAPCVVLLDELVAYVRQLEPGKSYPGGTFDSNITFIQALTEAMKSVPNAILLASLPQSETEAAGTQGQRALDVLEKYFGRVESVWKPVAAEEAFEIVRRRLFDTVGDPAQVNATARAFGELYRQNPTKFPSETQEARYEERIAHAYPIHPEVFDRLYEDWSTLDKFQRTRGVLQYMAIVIHRLWDSRDKDPLIMPGSLPLDDALVRNKSIHYLPNGWEPVIEREMDGPRSAAADIDGHDTRFGSLQAARRVARTIFLGSAPSNAAQAVRGIRVDGILLGAVQPGQAVGTYEDVIKRLRDRLHYLYGEKDSYWFDTRPNLRREMESRKANLKDADDVMPLLRDRVGRVFTKGNHFAAIHVFVPSADVPDEFGLGPRLVVLPPNAGYRKQDESLALLAATEVLEKRGDAPRLKRNRLIFLAPDGDAVQRLRDAVRTYLAWKSIVEDVQNRRIDLGTYQADQAKRAMDGAEDGVKQMVRETYRWLMVPTEEMVRGKLALRWEAVALSASAPSVVDAIESKLKEEEWLVSAWSPVHLNRMLNQWYFKEGVTEVSALKVWQDSCQYLYLPRLLNSDVFVQAVTAGCATRDGFGYAAGKDGDRWLGFSFGHSALVTMDADTVLISQAAAIEYQQKLDAEQRERAAHQALPANVGSGVPGAPVPGQRPVASKSEATTAATAAVALLNRFFGLVEVDATTATMDFSTIVNEVIQHFAAQSGVDVTVTVEIEARTRDGFEAGLQRTIKENCGVLKFRSANFEQE